The DNA window TGGTTTAGACGTGTCAAATTTTAAGCCatgccctcaaagacggccctgacaagcatcattcatacatgaacatGACAAATAGTTGTGATAAAAACATACGACTTTTTCTTAAACCAAACAGATCCTTATGCATTCTGTCTAAACAGCAATAAATGAGTTGAAGTTAAATGAGTATCTTACGGCGTGAGGATTGTTTTGAACAATATCAACTGCTTCTTGGTTGCTGAAATGTTCCCAGAGCCCATCGGATGCGAATATTATAAATTGATCTTGAGGCTGCAACTGATGCACTAATATTGATGGTTCTGAGCTCAATATCGGCCTCTTGAACGGCTCGTGAAGTCGGAACTTAGGATATAATGGTTCTCTATTGAACTCGGCTTTCTTCAAATATACATCGCCAATACATCTAGAAATCTGCAATAGAAAAAACAAGAACACACATCCAAATGAATCTGTTTTTTCGCTCGTATAAAAATTAACAAGAACAAGTATATAGCAAATTAGCATCAAAACTGAAGAAGAATTCTGTTACGGTACCGAGACTATCTCGTACCATAACAATATTTGACGGTGACTTACTTGAATAATTCCCTTCACACGCCATACGTTATGCTTTAAGACAACGATATTTGAATCGTCAGGGTGCAAAGAATGAAGCTCCTGTCTTATAGACTCTATGGATGCATTGTGCTCTGTTGATAACTGCATGGCTAAAACTTCACCGGTTGCTTTAACCGTtcttcccaaaacagccctggaATCGCCGAGATTTGCTATATAAAGGGTTCCGTTACAAATAACACCAACAAGACAACATGATCCAACTGCTGCAATTTGCGGTGAAATTGGCCACAGTTGCGTAACTAGTGACATAAACCCCTCTTCTGTTGCTTGGAATGCCTTGCGAATTACATCCACCGACATTGATTGTTGCTCAGTAGTAAACCCTGAAGTATAAAATACCGAAAGAatacatttaaattcaaattttcgtAATCATGTGGAGAACAACAAATCAAATAGTAAACTTCACTAGCTATCGAAAAAACCAAAACGATGCTATAAAGCTTCCATCATTGGATAAACAACATATAGAAGTGCCTATAGCATAAGCACTTGTCATAAAAATGCTTGTGTGTAAATTATTTCAATAGAAAAATATACAATAAGATGAAACAGCTTTCATATATACTATAAATTGTTTTCATAACATGACACCAGACACAACATTGACTGACACGTTGAcaccgataataatttgaaaaagtaaatatattgAACATAATCACAAGTGTCAGTATTGTGTTTGTCGGTGTCCGACGTAGACACGCCTTTTTTCAGAGGCGTCAGTACTACAAATGAAAATACAATAAAGTACAACAAACAAGTAAACTCCATGCTAATACAAACAAGCATGAAGAATTCGATAATCGCGTTAGCAACTTACTCTTGAGATGTTGAAATAGGTGTTTGTTGATAAACCGTGACGTCTCAGGCCCTCCGTGCCCATCATAGACACCAACAAAGGTTCCATGAGGACCCGACTCATTCAAGCTCAAACTACCCGATTCAACCTGACTCTGATCCTCCAGCAAGTTATTGGCTTGCACTACAGCCATCGAAAATTCACCACATAAGTGCTGCCCCGAGTCTTTGTACCATAATAATCCATCTTGTTTACCTCCAGAATCCGACGATGTGCGTCCATGTCCATCCAAACCCGGCCGAAAGCAGGCCTTCAGAAAGTTCACTAACTCCGATAACATCCCTCATTTCACCAAACAACCATCAAGGATTTCCACATCTATCAAATCCCACTAAACAAACACACCTCACCCCTCACAGTTTTCACACACTATAGACTATATAGAAACAGTCCTATACTCCTAAAATAACTCGACAACGACGATGATGACGGCGACGGCGACTATGATGATATCAATCCACAGCAAACTACAACATCACCATCAACAAAcaaatacacataaaaatcaacTTCAAATATATATAAACTAAAAAGGACAATAAAAAACAAGAAGCTGATTAATACAGTTTCCTTAGAAACAAAAAACAAATGACAAACAAAAACAGAAATTGTTTTCTCTAACATAAATTCTCTTCATGTTACTATACAACAAAAACTATGACCAtccatctatctatctatctatctacaACCGCAAAAACCAAAAAAGCTatgatttttcttcttcttttcatgaAAGCTAAAAGACCCACTTTTTTCCTTATACAAATTTTCTGGTCAGCTCAATGGGAATGAATCTAAAGTTGACATTTTTACATTGAAAATCAAAAAAGCAAAGTCACAATATTGATCATAAAGAAAATAGAGGAAAGGGATCTTACCAAAAGGAATGAATTGGAAGAGGTAGATGGAGAAAACGATGATGATGATCTGAGATTGAATAGATCTGAGAGAGAGAGTTGAAAAAGAAGAATGGAAGAGTTTTTGGAGTGAAAAGGCTTTTACTTGTAGTGAGGGAGACAAGGTccataaaaagaggttggagccAGCTAAGCAGAGGTTCACCAATGGGCTCCACTCCACATTCCAATGCTATGCTACAAACAAGATATACTTATACATATGTTTGGAATGGAATGGGAATGCTCATAATAAATTTTTCAATGTGCAAAAATTTATTTGACTTAGTaagatttttatgtttttgtttaaatatatttgttgaaaaatattattgtttgattcaaggttttataaatttagaaatataaataatttcttatttagttcactaaatataaaaataattcttatccatttctttttagttataattttttaaacataCTGTACTTTTTAagcaatatttttattttatcggCTTAGATAtttattactaatttattttactttttctcTCTCTAATAAATGATTAAGgtaaattttgacaaaataataattaatgcTACCTAAAATTTTGGAAACGgtaattaaaaagaaacaaaaattatATACAAAAGTGACAATTAAAAAGGAACATAGGAAGTATACGCATTTTTGTAATCAATTTTAACTTCtacaaaattaaaatcaaatatatatttatggTAATGGAGTGTTATATTTGTGAGAGTTATAAATAGAGACGAGGCAAGGGTCCCCGCCTAGTAAGACATCGGCCCAACGTTTTCTTAACAGAGTGTGAAATCTCTTTTTTTAGTATAGATGACATATATAATATTGTTATTTTTCCACTATTCGTACAATGAGGAGCGGTTACCACTTCCTAGGGTTAATTAAACCTTACGCTTAAGGGGCTTTATAAATATTTGACCCTTTGAGGACGGAAGACAAATCATAACTTAACCagcatacgcattatacaaagcCTCTCACCTCATGTGAGTCGGTCCCTCTTACCACCATAAATACCACTATACAGGGTATCTCGCGCCGCGAGCAAACCCTAACCACCCTAATTGTTATTAACCTACTTGGCCTTTAAGTATCCTCTACCCTTGTAGGgaaaaatattattgtttaattcaagattttataaatttataaatataaatgattTCTTATTTAGTTcactaaatataaaaataactaaCTCTTCTCGAGAACAATAAATACGTTTGAAGCAATTAcgctttttttaatcaattttaatttatataaaattaaaatgaaatatatatttatagtAATGTagttgtagtgttatatttgtgagAATTCTAAATAGAGACAACGTAAGAGTCCCCACCTAGTAAGAGCATCCACATCCATACCACTCAATTGAGTAGCATAAATGGATCCtacttaatataatatattttttcacaCTTTCCAATTATTTAAACAACTCTATTACATATTTTAAATATCCATACCACTCACCTAAAATTTTACATTGGGTCCCACTAATCACACAATATAGTTCAAAAGTTTGAAAAACATTGGTTAAAAGTTAAAAATCCAGCAAAGCCACGGTGGTTTACTGCAGCTCCTGTggtatattcaaactactcaatttacaattaaatattattatttactgACACAAGTGGCTTACAATTTGAATAGTATaaatgacatatatatatatatatatatatatatatatatatatatatatatatatagtattgtTATTTTCTCACTATTTGTACAAGAACGAGACATACCATGACTCTCTTGAAAATAAGTGGCCAACAGCCTCCCCTAACCAGTGAGGAGTTGTTACCACTTCCTAGGGTTAATTAAACCTTATGCTTAAAGGGCTCTATAAATATTTGATCTTTTGAAGGGAAAAGACAGATCATAACTTAAATAGCATATGCATGATACAAAGTCTCTCGCCTCATGTGAGTCGACCTCTCTTACCATcataaatacatatatacatGGTCTCTCGCCGCCACGAGCAAGCCCTAACCACCCTAATTGTTATCAACCTACTAGGCCTCTAAGTATCCTCTACCCTTGTAGGGATACCACACACACATGTACTTTTTTACAAGTGCAAGTATATTATTTGGGCCACACCTTATGTTACAATCATCACATTCATTGTCACCCCCGTTCATGTACCCAAACATTCTCAACCATGGTTAACAGGAGAACACTTTCCCGTACGCTGGAAGACACCGGGGGGAAGCAGTAACGCCAATACCATGGACAAGATGTGTGTTACCATGGGGGAAGTAGACTTGATgctatgtttagtgtgtgtttaTGTGCTTGATATCAATCATGTCCAAATGAATCTCATCTCACTtctgttaaaaataataatgaaatatcTTAAAGGAACCACTAATTTAGGACTATGGTATCTTAAAGGTAGTTTATGAGACTTGGTTGGTTATTTTGATTATGATTTTGCTGGACGTAAAACTGATTGAAAAGTACTAGTAGAACCTGTCATATTCTAGATAATGCTCTAGTTTCATGGTCTTGCTAAATGCAAGTAAGTGTTGCGTTAAGTACTATGAAGTAGAATACATAGTTGTTGATAGTTGTTGTGCTTAAGTTTTGTGGTTAAAATAACAACTATGTGATTATGACTAGACTAAGGATGCATTCCTATAAGATGTGATAATCGTAGTGCTATTAATTTAACAAAAATTCTAGTAATGCATTCAAGAATCAAACATATTGACATAAGACATCATTTTTAAGATATATGTTTGTCATTTTTAAAGCGATGCTTGTCATTTTTTATAAACAGGATCTTTAAGTGGTTGTAATATATGCAAATTCAAATTGTAGTCCAAGCTGTAAGATGCATGAAAGTTAGAACAATATTTTCTAGTATGCACAACATGGTTAATCTTGCTAATTCAACCATACATCAATTAGTGCTTAAATGGTGCAAGTCCTAGTCATAAAACATGCACGACATTGAAGGTAAGACAAACAAAAGAAATGAGAGTTTTAATTATGTTGGAGTTTAGCTTTTTATCTTATGAATACTAGCAGTAGCGAGGGAACGATTACAGAGATCTCTGAttatcatttgactcatgataaggtGAGGAGGGTTATTATCGCATCTCAAAGGGACGGTTATGCTAGCATTggatattatgtttttaatgtgGCTGAAAGAttgcaaaataaaagaagaaaaaccttCAGGGAGGCATTTAAAAACATGTGGAGTCAATGATGGTTGAAAAAACATACTTGTAGGCTTGTTAAATTACCTAGGAAGAAAAAGGTAATTGGAAACaagtgtgtagcaacctgccctaaaaatgaaggtttagagtcgccacctattctgaagggcgaataggaaaccctacgcagttatgagattcagggtaagttattataatcaggttgagggaaggtgttaggcaccctcaaccctttcctaaaggctaacattgtaaagataaggtttatggcgttataaggtttatagctaatgaattgaaaagggtaaaaataagatttaaaaatgaattgaaattttagggggggagactcgccttgttaccaagtgcctacgtacctccttatggaggatcagagtcaacgtagttcgggcacaaggttgtacgccttaggattgaatttgtgatttgaaattgttttaaaggcttttggaatggcctatcgtagttttgaaatttgatttgtaaatgaaaagagttttgaggtttggcatacaaccctgattcgatttggcaccgttagatgcggtgaccaatgggtttggtcagtatagctaacggattaagggcattgctgattgctcagatcgatagattgatcatcgcgggcagcaaattgaaggtgttttagtttgtgtatttgtatctctcgtctaaagcgactgatagctttagtcgggtcaaggagagaattaataaaagttaattaaattataagttaatcagaacaatttatttctcgtctaatgcgactaatggatttagtcggttcgaggagaaattaagtcgtcaataaaaacaattaaacaaatttcagaaatttaattaattagttatcaaaaaaaacaattaacaaattttagaaatttaattaattagttataaaaaaacaattaacaaattttagaaattaattaaatttattttatttgtctcaCAGGGGGGTGTATTTCTGTTATTGGGTAGCAAATATGGGGGGTGTGAACAGCAATGATGCCTGGCCCATTAGGATTTGGTCCGCTTGTTTGGGTGAGGGTGTGTTCATGGCATTACAGTGTGTACTCAGGTTAGGAGCGTTGGATCGAGATCCAAGCAGATCAAAGGGTCTGCATGCGTTGGTATTGAGAGCGCATGGCATGGATGGCATACTGGATCATGCCCATTTTTGCAGACAAGTGGCCATGGGAGGGCCACTTGTCATCATCCGAGGGCGCGGTTGGTGATACAAAGACATATCTTCCCTCTCCcatttctctttttccttttctttttctctctcttcgtCTTTCCCCCTCTCCAacgctctcttctctctcttgttcTTCTCTACCTCTCCATTCTTCAACCAAAACCCAGAATCCAACCACCAAACACCATAAACCACCCCTAACACCGCCGTCGGCCACCGTCCCAAACACCCCAAACCGTCATAAAACCCCAGTTCCCGATGAAGATCATACGATCTTCATCATCCCGGACTCAACCTTCaacaaatttaaacaaaaaaaaaaacccaaatcTCAAAGGACCCTAACCTAATCCGACGAACACAAGAACCCTAATCCCAAATTCGTGCCCAGATTCAAACAACAATCACAACAAAGCATGCAAGTCAAGATCTTAAGCTATATGGATTCGATTTGATACCTTTTTGTCTTGTATTCTGGACGTGTAAGCTCCAACTCCCCTCTCTAATCCTTCTTCTCTGTGTGTGATTTGTAGGTGCGATGAAGGCTCGGTTTCGTTTGTATTTGCGGCGGCCTTCAAGTACTTTTCAGAAATCTCTCCGCGCAAAAAACCAACCCCTCTTCtgattttctttttctgatttATAGTCTAGGTTAGATTTTAGTTTAGGAAATTAGAGATTAGATTTcagttttttttaattcaattagaTTGTATTTGCgttttgtaattgattgagattttaatgaaaatatgttttgattgatTCTTGTGTTACGAATTCTGTTAAGATTAGATTATGATTGAGTTATGATTGAAGATTTGATTCTCGTTTTGCTGAGGATTCTGTTTTATTCATTTGTGTTttgaatcaaatatatatttatggTAATGTAGTGTTATAGTTGTGAGAGTTCTAAATAGAGACGAGGTAAGGGTCCCCGCCTAGTAAGGCATCGCTCCAACATTTTCTTAACGGAGTATGAAATCTCTTTTTTAGCATAGATGACATATATAATATTGTTATTTTCCCACTATTTGTACAATGAGGAGCGGTTACCACTTCCTAGGGTTAATTAAACCTTACGCTTAAGGGGCTCTATAAATATTTGACCCTTTGAGGAGGGAAGACAAATCATAACTTAACCAGCATATGCATTATACAAAGTCTCTCACCTCATGTGAGTCAGCCTCTCTTACCACCATAAATACCAATATACAGGGTATCTCACCGCCAcgagcaaaccctaatcaccCTAATTGTTATCAACCTACTTGGCCTTTAAGTATCCTCTACCCTTGTAGGGATACCACACACACATGTACTTTTTTTACTAATGCGGGTATATTACCTAGGCCACACCTTATATTACAATCATCACATTCACTATCACCCTTGCTCATGTACCAAAACATTCTCAACCATGGTTAACAAGAGAGCGCTTTCCTGTACGCTGGAAGATATCAGGGGAAGCAGTAACACCAATATCATGGCAAAGATGTGTGCTACCATGGGGGAAGTTAGGGGCGGATCTAGTGTGGCATGAGGGTGTGCACCTGCACACcctgaaattttaaattttacacCAGTAATCCTATAGTTTTATATTTTGACCACCCTGAATTTTTTATTTTGCACGTTGTACCCAACATTCTCAAAACCTAAAATtactttcttattttattttttcaatctctcactacttctctcactaaccctacattctcttttttttctcgCTTTTTTCACGCTTCCATGTTCTGCACCATCACTGCTGGCGACGGAACTCCACACCAcagtcaattttaattttttcgttTCATTCTCAAGTGTCATTCTCCTTCTGCAATAGACAATAATGCACAATAGTTACTGGTTCTCTCAGTCTCACTTGCGGTTTTCATCAATTTCGAGAGTATTTTCCGCACTGCTTTGCAATTCGTCGTCGAATCAAAATCGATTTAgaatccttcatcttcaatattgAAGTCATTAAGGTAATATATCTTGATTTTAAGGTTTTGTTAATTTAGGGTTTTTTGAAATTAGAAATTAagatttgatatttttgttgCTAAGTTAGAATTCAGTGTATTATTCATGAATTGATGGAAGAGATTCATAGTTTAtgaattttgtttttgaaaaaaaatagaggATAATGTTTTTACTGCAAAGATTTTGTGAATTGCACTGTGAATAACTTTTCTGGGTTTGCCGATTGCCGGTTTGGTAATTATGTTAATGTTGTGAAAAAGTAGTGATGAATAATGAGTTGATGAATAGTGAATAAATTTTCTGGGTTTGTCGGTTTAAGTGCTTACTGTAAtttgtgttgttgttcttgtttgcTCTCAAAGACAATACTTATAGAAACTTCGATGCTTTTCTCTATGAGAAATTTTGACAGAGAATTGATATTGTTGTTAGTttattcataaataaataaataaatagtttataGAAACTTAGATAGAGAATGCTGTtagtttattaataaataaatcagtAGCTTAAAATatactaattttttattaattattatagttATATTTTTGTAACTAGGAAAGTATCTAAAACTTTAATATCTTATTTTTAGTTATGGTCTATATCTTTTATACATATTTAACTTATACTATTTTtcttattgttaattattttcataccttattattattatcattatttttataGGAGATTATGGAGAAGTTTTTTAAGAGAAAATTACCATCAAATGAGCAAGAATCTAGTTCTCAACAGTATGTTCAATTTAATTTGGAAGATTTACAATCAGATCCTGGAAAGGGGCTTAAAATTTCAACATATCATCCAAATGATCAAGAGATAACTCGCAgaacatatatacaaaaaggaCCATGTTAACCTACTCAACATGATTTTCCCCAAAGACGAATTAGAAACTCATTAAGAAGATTTTGTTCTTCTTGGTTTAATGAATTTGGAAATTGGTTAGAGTATAGTATAGAAAAGGATGCAGCATTTTGTTTATGTTGTTATCTTTTTCGACCTGATTTTGGAAAACAATCTGGTGGTGATACATTTGTAACAGATGGATTCACTACTTGGAATAAGAAAGATAGACTCTCATCACATGTTGGAGGTCCAAGTAGTGCTCATAATATTGCTTGGAAGAAATGTTAAGATTTGatgaatcaaaatcaacatattgAAGTTGCAATATGTAAACAATCTGAAAGCGTTCGTAACCTATATAGAAGGCGGTTGACAACTTCCATTGATTGCATTTGTTATTTATTAAAGCAGGGATTGGCTTTTCGTGGTCATAATGAATCAATAGAGTCAGGGAATCAAGGTAACTTCTTAGAAATGCTTAGATGGTATGCTAGAAGGGGAAAAAAGTACGACAAGTTGTATTAGAAAATGCTCCTGAAAAAAGTACGACAAGTTGTATTAGAAAATGCTAGAAGGGGAAAAAAGTACGACAAGTTGTTAAGGCAGCCTCTTTAGAAACCACTAAAGCTATCTTGACTGATCTTGGAGATGAATTATTTGCCATTCTTGTTGATGAATCCCGCGACGTATCTAATAAGGAACAAATGGATGTTGCTTTGCGTTATGTTAACAAAAATGGAATTATTATTGAGAGTTTTTTGGGCATTGTTCATGTTAAAAGTACAACAACAATAGCTTTGAAAGTGGTTGTTGAAGAGTTGTTTTGCAAACATGGTCTTACCACTTCAAGAATTCATGGACAAGGTTATGATGGCGCTAATAACATGCAAGGAGAATTCAGTGGTCTAAAAAGTTTGATCTTAAGTGAAAATCCATCTACATTCTATGTACATTGTTTTGCGCATCAATTGCAACTCACATTAGTTGCTATTGCCAAATATCATCATCAAGTTTGTGGTGTTTTTAACTTAGTGTCTACTTTAATAAATGTTGTAGGGGGATCTTGCAAACGGCAAGACATGCTTCGTGAAAGACAAATAGAGAATATTAGAGAAGCATTAGGAAAAGGAGAAATTGCTAGTGGGCAAGGTCTGAATCAAGAAACGAATCTGAAACGAGCCGTCGATACTCGGTGGAGTTCTCATTTTGCTACTTTGACCAATTTGATATTGATGTATGATT is part of the Vicia villosa cultivar HV-30 ecotype Madison, WI linkage group LG2, Vvil1.0, whole genome shotgun sequence genome and encodes:
- the LOC131649260 gene encoding probable protein phosphatase 2C 46 isoform X1; its protein translation is MLSELVNFLKACFRPGLDGHGRTSSDSGGKQDGLLWYKDSGQHLCGEFSMAVVQANNLLEDQSQVESGSLSLNESGPHGTFVGVYDGHGGPETSRFINKHLFQHLKRFTTEQQSMSVDVIRKAFQATEEGFMSLVTQLWPISPQIAAVGSCCLVGVICNGTLYIANLGDSRAVLGRTVKATGEVLAMQLSTEHNASIESIRQELHSLHPDDSNIVVLKHNVWRVKGIIQISRCIGDVYLKKAEFNREPLYPKFRLHEPFKRPILSSEPSILVHQLQPQDQFIIFASDGLWEHFSNQEAVDIVQNNPHAGIARRMVKTALKAAAKKREMRYSDLNKIDRGVRRHFHDDITVIVVFLDTNMMSRASSVKFPSISVKGGGVSLPHNSLAPCTTTTDNGST